The genomic region gtggaTATTGggatccttgaaagagtgacctttgtcctttagatgcagacgtacagctgagtcttgtcctctcgaggtggctcttctatgttgtgccatagACAAGGACATGTCCACCTAGTGACATCCACCAAGCTCCTTAGAATACCACGATAACTGAGATGCTACACGGACATAGTCACCAAATCTTTTGGATTGAGTCAGTGGTTCAAAACATTGGTGCCTGTTGCTGTAAACAGAGCACTCAGCTGTATAttatgatgttgtttttttaaggggAGAGGAGTGATAGCCTGCATCTTTACAGGCTGTGAGGGGGTTTATGTGTTAGTGTTACACTTTCCACCAGAGAACAGAAGAAGGCGAGCCGCGATCGCCTGGACTCACAAGTTTTCTCCCTCTCCTCGCTCGTGAATCAGAATATTGAATGAGCGCGGGATGCTTGGGAACAAGCGAGGCGGGAGAGAGTGGAAAAACATCAAAGGAAGTGGCTgccaagatttttttcttttttctttctttcttttttttttttttacagactaGGCAGaagagctttttcttttttttaaattggctcTGGTGTGGCTCACTGTGAAAGTGGAAGGGTAAACGCCTGTCGAATCGGAGTCGGTCTAATGTCTAATAAAAAGCAGGGAGTATGTGTCGTGTAGAGAGGGAATAATAGATGAGAGAGCGAGGGGGGCGGGTTGTCCACGCTGACATTTCTGGGGCTGAACCCACAGTGGGACTCAAATTGACTCCCGACTGTAATCTGTACAACTCGCGTGACCTCTTGGTCACTGTTGCTCTTACTCAgtcttatacacacacacacacacacacacacattggggTGGGTAAAAGCCTGCCACTATGTGTTGGCCAAACACACTCTtggttttaaagctttaatgtgtgtgtgccctAGAGTCGGTCATGTGGAAAAGGCAGTCTGGGTCAAGGAGTGGGCAGGGGCTTCTTGAGATAAGAGGCTTGGGGAGCACTTGTTAATACCCCTCACCCTCTCTCTTTGAACACACATGCTCGTGTGTACACATGACTTCAAATATTCAGCACCTCAGCTTCTCATTCACCCACTCTCTCCGTCCTTGTCTCTGTGAGTTAGCTTCAGGGCCATAGTCGGTCATGGTCTTCCCCCGCCTCGTCCCGATTGGCTAAAGGGTTCAGGGTCCTTTAAACGGAGTTTGCTGGTTGGGCGGCCCTTCCTCCTGGTACCTTTTTTTTGTGGGGATTATGCTCCCCTCGATTGGGTACGCTCCCAAACCCCTGCATCTGCTGTAAAGAGAGGAAACGAGTGATGGAGAGGGGAGGAAGCGGGAAGGGGGAGGGGCATTTTCCTCCCTACTGTCTCACTTGGCGTTTTAGTCAAATTGTGCTCGTCTTGGCCACACATGTCTGCGTGTGAGTGAACCCATGCCATCACTAAAGTCCTCGCTCAGCACCGTCTCAGCTAGCTCGACCGCTGTCATCTCTGGGTGACGGCAGATGTGGATGCAAGGCGGACTTTGATCGACTGGGAATCACGCTGGaataactttttgttttttttaatcttggtGTGAAAGGTGGCAAACagatttttgttcatttgaatAGAAGAAACCgcttttgtcatatttttaaatcaagttACGGACACATCTGGATATTTCCCATTTTGagcattttttggggggggttcgCATCTTTAAGTTGGCTGCATGGATGCTCTTTGAGCTGATTCTGCATTCATCTGCAGCCTCTCACCCTTGAGGGATCTTCTACTATTGTCTCCCCTTCTGCTGTATAGCATGATCAAAAGAAACCGCCGCAGCTCCACATGAATCCGGCATGAAACCATATACAGCAAGCGGAGCACCATTTTTGAGGAGCCAATGCCGCCACGGCGTCTTTTATCATAATTCCGTCTATTTGTCTAATTGAACACTCACCCTAAAGTAATAAAACACACGTGGAAGCTTACACAACCTGTAGGAATGGAGGTGATGGCATCTTGTTGGAGGGGGCAGGTAAGCAGCCTGGAGCATGGGGGAAATTTAGATTTCTCCCCGTGACACAAGGCGCCATCATTCCAGATGCTTTTTTTCATGAAGTTGTGCATAGCTGCATGTGTTATTCCTGCCAAAGGAGTGACGGATGTATGACGAGGATGAGGCTATAAAATCAAAAGGCATTTTTAATGTGCGTGCTGTATTAACACACTCCTGTGCGTTCATCTAGGAGGAGCAAGCTGCCAAACTGAAGGCGGAGAAGATCAGAGTCGCCCTGGAGAAAATCAAGGAGGCACAAGTCAAAAAGGTAGAACCACCTCTTAACTCGCTGACTCTTAGAAAGTGCAGGGATATGAAGCCCTTCTGACTTTGAATAATTGCCGTCTTGTCATATTTCGTGCACGCCGCATTTCTTTGTGAACTTCATTCACAGCGAGGCAGTGAagcatgcagaaaataggtCATTGCAGTGTTTGAttatgtgtgtgcgtctgctggAGGAGGGAGCAAGGAAGCGGAGACGGGCTTCAGAAATATAACGCAGATCCACATAAGACATGTTATTTATCCCGCGTATCAGCTGAACAACAGGAGCGCCTTGCCACACTGACAGTTTGCTTCCACTGCGAGGTCGATACGGGACTCCTCACACAGGCAGgccttttgtttttcccccccccaGGCCGGTGAATGAACAGTCTCTTTGAATGAGACCAATGCCATTTAACAGAATGGTGTCCTTTTTTGCATGCAATGAATGGTTGAAGCCCAATAGTTTTACAGCCAACAGAGCTAGAGTATGGCTAGATAAAGGGTACTGGTACAGACAGGACACgcgaaggaaaaaaaacctcagctAACACAGGAGAGCTTTGACGTGCTAAATTATTCGTGCCCTGTTGTCGGCGTTTTACACGACCAGCAATGATTTGAATTTCACCGAAGCAGTTTGACTTCATCTGGATAAGAAATGGATCTTAAAGGATTTAGATGTTagatttaatttaacttttttccctctgagtggtggggggggggtctcCTGTGAGAAATGTAGGTCAGACTCCCCCCATGTCTGAGACTCATCGCTGTCCCTGCGTTCTCATTGGTCTGCGCTTCACTTCAATCATCCGTACTGGCACGCGATTGGACGTCGGGGTCGCAGTGGGAGGTGACATGCAGGAGGGTCAAGGAATCCGGGGCTTTATTTGGTTTCACACATCGAGGCTGCGATTGTGTGATCCAGGATTTGGCACGTGTGCGAGTGTGTCGCGTTCAGATTAGTTTAAGCTTTCGTGTTCTGGTTGCTTAAAGATGCCCAAACTACAGCCATATTCGTAGTCATGTTTAGTGGCCATATGTGGGACATGGTCATGATCTTCATGAACACATGATAAGATGTCATTCTTTCACTAAACTGAAGCTACAAATTGGAAAATGTTCAGctttttacacaaaaaaaatattttcaaattgataccataggtgtatctactaaaatacaaaatgtgGGGTGGGTCTACTGATCAGTAGGTTGGCGATTTAATCCCtatctgctccagtctgcatgccaaatatccttgggcaagatactaaccgaTGTATCCActagagtgtgaatgtgtgtgaatgttggatAGTAAGCACTTACAAGCTTTTAAGAATGGTAGTGTGAATGattgaatgaggcatgttaaagagctttgagtgctccgggagagtagaagaGCGCCGTATAGGAATCATCctgtttaccatttaaaaatctCAGAAGAGTTTGAATTCCAGTGACCTTGACAtgaaggttaaaggtcaaatttCCTGAATATCACCTAACACTTCCAAATTCTTAgcatctactaggaggctgaggtTTACCGTTCCCTCCGCATTTTCCAAAGCTGAGCCTTATTGGAGTATTTGCTGGGCTAATTCTGGCCCCCAAGCCTTATGTTTGACCCCCTCCCGATCTAACGCATGCATGACGATAAATCTTACATATTGATATCATGTTTTAGCGTTTCCCTCTTGGCCTTCCTCAGCTGGTGATCAGGGTCCACATGTCCGACGAGAGCTCAAAGACCATGATGGTAGACGAGCGGCAGACAGTCAGGCAGGTGCTAGACAGCCTGCTGGATAAGTCCCACTGTGGATACAGCCCTGACTGGTCTCTGGTGGAAACCATCACTGAGCTGCAGATGGGTAAGGGAGCAATCGCCTGAGTTGAATAAACATTGTTTATGGTTTTGCTTTAATCTGCGCTTGTAGCATAGGGTCGAAGTTCAGGGGTTCTCGCAGCATAATACACAAAGTAATATGTAATAGTCACGGCCCCAGTTCCAGGGCGGCAAAAGAAACCTGTTCTCGCCTGTTCTTCATTACCTGTTCTCGCTCCTCCTTTTTCTCAGAGCGTATTTTTGAGGACCACGAGAACCTGGTGGAGAATCTGCTAAACTGGACCCGGGACAGCCACAACAAGCTCATGTTCATAGAGCGCATTGAGAAATACGCCCTCTTCAAGAACCCTCAGGTGACCGCCCATTACGTTAAAGCTGCACACGTATGGTGGCGTGTTCAACAGACCGAGGGGCAGATAACATCCTCTCCTCTTTTAACTGCTCTGCGTTCGGTGTGCAAATGCCGACTGTGTATGTTATACGCGCAGAAGCATTGTTTATGCATGCTGAGTGCCTGCATAGAGCCAGAGAGTgaataacagtgtgtgtgtttgtgtaggagTGTCAGAAGTAGGTCAAAGCAAGTGAAAGTGAATAATTTATTTACACATAGGATAAGGTGAGACTTTCTCCCCCTCCCATCCCTCCACTgacttcactgttttactcAATTGCTTCCAGAACTATTTGCTGGGgcggaaggagacatcagaaaTGGCCGACAGGAACAAAGAGGCTTTATTAGAGGTAAGATGGTGTTTTATAAAGCAAACTGCAGACGTTTCTATCATTCCTGCTAATCTGGAGCGTTACTTAGATGAATTATTTAATGGGTTTTTGTGCAATACTTCAGGAATGTTTCTGTGGTGGCTCAGTGTCTGTGCCAGAGATCGAGGGCATCTTGTGGCTCAAAGAAGATGGGAAAAAGTCATGGAAGAAGCGTTACTTCCTCCTCAGGGCTTCGGGGATCTACTATGTCCCCAAAGGCAAAGCCAAGGTCAGTGACGGCTGGTGTACGATCATGCTACTCGGACGCAGAAATGAAGATTAGGAACAGAAATGTGGCATTTAGGGTTATGAGAAGCAGATCCACTCATGATTTGTGGCATTTCCTGTTTGGTTTTGATCACTTTGAAGAACAGCAGTTGTGTGCGTGGCGTTTGAGTGCACATGCTCCCTTTTTAACACCACCATCCTCCCAAGTAATTTTCAAATTTTAACACTTGCAGTTCACTGTGGCACCATGGAGACATGTATAAGTCCCATAGTACATTTCAGTCCCAGCTTTGATACTGAATAGGGCATTCTAGATGTAAGTTAGACCTTTAATAGCATATACACACCAAACGTAGACAAATGAAGGACTTTGCATAATTATTTCAAGCCATTCTGCAACTGCTTCACTCATGCACTAAAACAGCTTGAGTGAAGCTCCATGTTTCTATACAACGACAGCACAAACGTGGTGGGTAAAATTCAGTTTCTtcacacagagcagcagcagccaacAGCGGTCTCTTTTAGGTCAACCACGCATCAGTACATGACACCGtcccctgcctctctttctccacAGGCATCCAGAGATCTCGTGTGCTTCCTGCAGTTGGACCATGTTAACGTGTATTACGGGCAGGACTACCGCAGCAAATACAAAGCTCCCACTGACTACTGCCTGGCCTTGAAGGTGAATCCTTGTAACTGCATGGTGAAACGTTGCGTTGTCCTGATTGGCCTGCAAATAACAGCAGGTCTTAATGTTCCTCCAGAGACCTAAACCGGCACAAATGAGCACTTGGCTAAGAAAGCTACAGATGATGTCCAGTTCTGTGTGTGATACAGATCTTGTAAACACATTTTGCAAGTCAAATAATTAGATGTCTGCATATCTGAAGAAATTTATAACAAGAGAAATGAGGCATTATAACATGGGTGGGATGTACACGTGTCCTCCTTTGCATCTGTTTAAAGTAGAGGTTTGAACACATCAAATGGTTCTTGTAGTCCCCAGAGATATGCAGTCTTAGCGCTTCACTGTTACCCCCATGCACTTAGTACCATTAGTCTGCTATTAGAAAATGTCTCTGGAGATCTTTTCCAAAGAAGCTGATTGGATTAGTTTAATCAGAATAGAAAGTTTATTTACTGACTGCATTTAATGTAATGAATAAGCACTTGTCTAATAAATTGCAAGAGGATGCTTCGATGTCAATTGCACatgttatttgtttaaaaaaatccttttatttTGAATCGTTTTGCAGTGTCTGTGCAGAGCACTTAATGTTCATAATACTTGTTTTATTTGCAGCATCCACAAATCCAGAAGAAGTCCCAGTACATCAAGTATCTGTGCTGCGATGATGTGAGGACGCTGCACCAGTGGGTGAATGGAATCCGCATCGCAAAGGTTGGTTTGAAGCAGAGTTACTGTTCAAGGCAAAGAAATAAGCagataaatgttttgttttaatttatgaaaTGCATCTGTGTTCTTCGATCTCATACAGTATGGGAAGCAGCTGTATTTGAACTACCAGGAAGCCATGAAGAGGACAGAGGCAGCCTACGATTGGTCCTCTCTCTCTACGTCTAGCATCAGATCTGGCTCCAGCTCCGCCAGCATACCCGGTTCGCTCACGAGCTAGGCTAAGCACCACTAATGGCTCCTTTAAACGCATCATCATGTCCAGTGTATAGTTAATTCAACATGGAAGCAatttagctttaaaaacaaaagcacttccatttttttttactaagtcAATGCTAAGTTATGCTAGTTATGCTACCAGATAGAAGTGGAGCGTATTGTAAAGTGTATTCAGACATGCTCACTACTGTTAGAGGTCACTCTGAACACAGAACAAGAATGCAAACAGGCACTAGACTTTTAACTCGCTTGAttcactaaaaagaaacacatttgtgtTGGAGAATGCTGAGAAACAGCAAAAAGATGTACATAATAAATATTCTATGTCAaatcttttaaatttttaagAAGGATTTGTGACTCATCTATGATGTATTTCCAATATTACTAATTGATAAGAGgcctttttacagtttttcatttgttttttcagagtCCCAGTCGAATCATTCGGGCCATTCTGACAGCGGGGTGGATACGGGCTCCTCTCATGGGCGTTCCCAGAGCGTGGTGAGCTCCATATTTTCAGAGGCCTGGAAGAGGGGTACCCAGATTGAGGAAAACTCAAAGGTATGAGTTTCAGCGTGTTAAAGTCGCGTGTTTGCAGGAGGATGTGTGAGTCACGTGACAAAGCCTAACACTCGCTCTGTTCTCCGCAGATGAGAATGGAGGCATCCAGAGGGGCCACGCTGCCGCACGGTTCCCACAGCCACCGGCATCACAGCCAGCATTCAGTTGACCACTCAGCCCTGACGCCGCCTCCGCAGCAGCCTCAGGCGCAGCCTCCATCACGGCCTCAGTCTCAGCCCCACCcccaacatcagcagcagcagcacccccCACAGCATCAGCACCCATTGGTGCAACCCCAGACGCCaattcagctgcagcagcagcaccagcacCCGCCTCCCCAGCATCCGTCTCCTCAGGAGGCAGTTCCGCCACCACCACCGCAGGCAGCACCACCGCCACCGCTACAACCACCACAGTCTGCTCAACTACATCaacagcagctgcagaagcAGCAACAGTCACAGGCCTTCAGCAACTACAACCACATGCCCccacaggagcagcagcaaccaGCTCCCGCACCCCCTCCACCTCCGCCACCTCCACCACcgcctcccccaccccctccaccAGTCCAGACGGTGTCATATCAGTCGCCAGCTCTCACAATGTACAAATACAGCACCATCACCAGGCTGCAGAACCAGAAAGGAGGCAAGATACCTTTTCACCTCCCTGCTACAGCCCAGCAGGTTCTGCCCACGACTCTGACACCACCTGCACTGCAGGCCATCAAACCAAACGTCAATCACATTGCCGCAAGGACTAATGTGCCCccgcctcctccaccaccacctccccCTCCACCGTCCATGCCAACCCCCGGGTCTGCCATGGCTGTGCTGAAACTGGGCCCACCCAGTCCGGCTACTCCACCGGCTTTCATCCCTCCACCGGCTTTCATCCCTCCACCGCCAGTTCCTCTGCCTGCTCCACAGACCAATGGAATTGCATTTCCTCCCCCTCCGCCGCCCCCACCGCCACCAGCTATTGCAGCTGCTCCCGTGAGTCAGCCTGTCTACCACAGTGGACTCAAGCAAGCGCTGAAGGAGCGGTTTCCCAGCCCGCCGCGGGACCTCCCGTCTCCAAACGGCGGGCTCGAGTATTCCCCACCACCTGCCCCCACACCACCACCCCCGCCTCCTCCACCTCCGCCACCGccgccaccacctcctcctcctcaacagTTCCAAGTACCGGCCCAGTTTCCACCTCCTCCTGCACCCCTGGCAGCACCACTGAAAAACTTCAACCCAGGCTTTCTCCCTCATACTGCCCCCAAGCCCATGTCACCAGTCTCCCCTTTCCCTCCTGCCCCGCCTCCTGCTACAATGAGTTGCCCGACcccagctccaccaccacccCCTCCTCTACCTGCACCCCTTAAGAAGCAGTTCAGCCTCCAGACAGGCCACACCTCCACTCAACCCCCTCCAACTCTGCCTAAGCAGCATAGTTTGTCTAAGCCACCAACCATTTCCACAGGAGCCCCTCCCACCATGTCTCTGGTGAAACAGCTAGCCAGTCAGTTCCCAGGAGCTTCATCCCAAGCAGGCAATCAAATGGAGGCTTCGAAAGCCCCACTCTCTCCCCCTGCAgttaaaaccaaaccaaaatggCAGCGTGGGGGTGGCCAGCAGCTGCAGTCTCCCGAattcccccctcctcctccagaCAGCAACACCGGCTTCCCTGCtcaaccaccaccacctcctcctcctcctccacctcccccaGCACCAGTCACAGGTCCGacgccacctcctcctccccttcctTCTGGAAACATGGGCTCCCCCATAAGGAGGTCACCCTCTGGTTCCTCTAGTTTTGGAGGCAAGAAACCTCCTCCCACCCCCCAGAGGAACTCCAGCATCAAGTCCAACGCCTCAAACTCCTACGAGGAATCCAGGAGAAATTTGCTCAGCAAGTTTGCTCCCCAAGGCAACACCGCCCCTCCCTCCTCATGTCCTCCCTCCAATGGATCGCCTTCAAAGGAGCCCTCAAATGGACCTCCTGCTCCCCCAAAACCAGGAAAGCTCAACCTGGCTAACCTGCCCCTGGCACTGCAGGCCAAGGTAAGCCAGGCAAAGCAGTCTGGTGGCGACTTCCCTTCCCCACCTCCTGAGTGCGCCTACttcccacctcctccacctgccTCCGAGCTCTTcccccctccaccacctccagGTAATGACGCCCATACGGGCGGACCTCCTCGAGTAGCAGTGGTGAATCCCCAGCCCCaggctcctcctccaccaccacccatCTCCCTCGTCAGTAACTCAACATGGGGAAAGAACTCCCTGAAAAAGACTCCTCCGCCCACGCTCGGGCGGCGTAGTAACAACACCCCAGAACCACCTCCGCTCTCGCCACCTCCACCGACTTCCCCAAAAGGTAGCTCAGGCCAGCCCAACTTCTTGGAGGATCTGAACAGGACACTGAGGCGAAAGTCAGTGGGACGCCAGGGCTCCACCAACTCCGCCGGCCTCTCAGGCAAGTTGGACCCCGCGGGGACCATGGACGACATGGCGCTGCCCCCGCCGCCTCCTGAGCTGCTCCTGGACCAAGGAAAGCAAAGCAACGGAGGAAACGGTGGCTATATGTCCGGAAACATCTCAGGCTATGCAACACTACGACGAGGACCCCCTCCTGCCCCACCCAAAAGAGGGGATGGCACCAAGCTTACTGGATAGTAGTTGAACTTGTCGATAAGGACACGATGAAGACTAATGAATAGACAATGAAATGATATAGTGAAGTAAAAATGCATTAGTGGACTACTCTTTTCTTCTCCTGGGGACACGATAATAAATGACTGTGTATATACTAAAAGCCAAACCAGACCATCTTCAATTAGTGTTTGCtagttcttcattttttttattgcttggcTTTCTGGATGAGTGAGGTTTACAATACTGGGACACTTTAGACTCAAACAGGTTAAGTTGGAGGTGTCTAAACTATCCAAGCTCTCTGGAACATGAAGTTTTTGCCCCGTACGGTATAACCCCACTTGTCTGGTACACCAAGCAGCTCTGAGTAAACACTAATAATAAGACTTTGTGCAAATATTATTGGATCCAGGTCTGAGCCAAATCATGCATCTGCTTCTTTGCCACAAGTTTGTGCCACGTTACTGGAGACgcaacacagaaaacaacaaaaactcatCATGATCTCTCTGCTTTGGTACTGCATGGACAACATGTAAACAACAAGCTGTAAAACATGAagctgtgtgcgtgcatgtgtgtgcgtgcatgtgtgtgtgtgtgtgtgagagagagagaaatggacTGAACGTGCATCCATGCATTGAGTGCATGCATGCGTATGTGATGGTATGGTGGTAGTAGTTAATCATCATTAGGGAGGGCCTTCATGGAACAGGGATTGTCAGGTTTgcttttatataaaattatttaaagatTGGTAAAtggaaggatttttttttatatgtgtaaGTGTCTTTTAAATAGATTAAAGCCTAGAGAGGAGCAGATCAACATTAGCGCACAATGGAATGTATctggaagaaaagaaaggcaATGATTCAGTAAAATCTTTTGTCTTAAGCGTTTCTAGACTGTTTCACCACTTGACAAATGCAAATCAGAAGGAAGCCTTACTCTTAAAGTCTTGCACAGAGGTCGAAACAGAAAGGAAGTATCTTCTAAAGGTTTCCAAAAAAAATGGCATGGACTGTGCAGCTGgatttaatttaatgcaaaacTTGTACTGGACTTTgtagaaaaggagagagaggaggaggaggcctgGGGTGGTTATCTTTGTGGACTGTGTGAGTTCCCTGTGTGCTGGCTTGATTTCGGACCTTATCCTTCAGTTTGTATCTGTACAGTTGCAGCTGCTGCTCCGTTACCGTTGGTTCCCCCGCCGCCTTCTTAAGTTCCCCGTCCAGGAAGTGGCGAGCACCGGCTGGATTCAGCCACGTGAAGTATCGAAGGAGAGATGCATTTTATCCGGTTAATGTACAGAGCATCGAATCATGTAGTTTATTATAACACAAATCATCTGAATGTTCAACTCAACTTTGTGTCTATGGAATCTCGTTTCCTCGTGGTGCCATTGCTGCTCCATCTCTTGGTGCACAGGGTCAGAGGTTATCTAGAGGGTCGACTATGAAGGGTTTCCATTTCTAGCAGCGATGCCTTCGTTTTTAGGGTGCTAGTGCTGTCCTTCGACATGTCCGTGTGTGCCAGGATGACATATCATGAATATTTCAGATCATTTAGACTGGCTTTGGTGTGGGGTGGTGTAGATTCCATACAAGGCCTTGAAGAcagtgtatctttttttttttctttcttataactGAGCGTCATTGTCCTTACCGGGATGTTTGCTGCAGTACAGTATGTAAGTTATATCGATGTGCTGAGGCGAACACGTGGGGCcagatgaagaaaaatgtttgcagatgaGAGTAAATGTTTCCTCTTGCATATAAACTGAAAATCacaatataaatgtttaaacCAGACCTCAACCCGTCTCTGTGTCGTTTGTTCAATTAATTTAAAGATTATGTGTAGTtcagtgcaaaagtcttgagtcacccctcatttctttttattttgtttccaatgAGCCTTTCTTCAAAGTTtttatttggatgttggctCCTTCTTCACTCATTTCttcactcattttcattccagttGTTGTATCTGACCATTTTTCTgaagaatatttttgttaagCCACCAACACTAACCTATGAGTCATTGAAGTATAAAAAAAGCAACTAACTCGTGGGATGAGCCAGTGTTTGTGtctacacaaaaaacaaattggaACCACTTTTAAATTCTCTTTGTTGCTAGCAGCCTGTCAAAAACGCATCATCGTTTCCATTTCTTGAGTTGaatttatgaaaaatgccaCAGATAATGGCAATATTTAatggtaatttatttattattagaggtacaacagtgagtatgGACAGCCACATATAAAACATGATGAAAGCTGTGTCATGgtttgcatttcagccagtggtgttggagtgAAAACTGATGGAAGTTATGAACATACAAAGCACATAACACTTTGATCCATCGTGCAGTACCATCTGTAAAGCTtctgattggcagcagcttcattgtCTTCACCAGGACAGTGATCCTAAACAACACAGTAGAACCATAcctggattggcctccccagagcctgcacctcaacattactgaaacagtgtgggatcatgttaacagagaacagaacaaaaggcagaaacatccaaagaaagctctgaatgtccttcaagaagcctggagaactattcctgaagacatGACATGAAAGCTCCCTTAGAGGGTTCAGACTGGAAGAATAAAGGTTGTCatgccaaatattgactttaaagctcattagaattgtacaaactctgttctTGCCTTACATACTGTATTTCCCTGTATCTTTGCatactttttaataaataattgcaCCTACTTCCAATTTTCCTACcataatataaagaaatgaggggtcaCTTAAGACCTTTGCACATCTCTGGATGTTTGTTT from Astatotilapia calliptera chromosome 23, fAstCal1.2, whole genome shotgun sequence harbors:
- the raph1b gene encoding ras-associated and pleckstrin homology domains-containing protein 1b isoform X3; amino-acid sequence: MDQVSDDELDHGAEEDSDKEDQDLDKMFGAWLGELDKLTQSLDDGRPQKALQKPPLRQETNMANFSYRFSMYNINEALNQGDTVDLDALMADLCSIEQELNTISKPNSTSRSQSKGQQRAAGGRSASTKHTGTSGGGSSGGSASSSTRASPANTVRGGSATARPAASNISLDDITSQLEKASLSMDEAARQTSSSSSSSSSFSSSTIRRPSSGSSGGGGQHRRTGSVGAVTEQDAPSQRSSVNSACASASSMDSLDTDKVTGGEVESQGSPISQGQNQTNTEEEQAAKLKAEKIRVALEKIKEAQVKKLVIRVHMSDESSKTMMVDERQTVRQVLDSLLDKSHCGYSPDWSLVETITELQMERIFEDHENLVENLLNWTRDSHNKLMFIERIEKYALFKNPQNYLLGRKETSEMADRNKEALLEECFCGGSVSVPEIEGILWLKEDGKKSWKKRYFLLRASGIYYVPKGKAKASRDLVCFLQLDHVNVYYGQDYRSKYKAPTDYCLALKHPQIQKKSQYIKYLCCDDVRTLHQWVNGIRIAKYGKQLYLNYQEAMKRTEAAYDWSSLSTSSIRSGSSSASIPESQSNHSGHSDSGVDTGSSHGRSQSVVSSIFSEAWKRGTQIEENSKMRMEASRGATLPHGSHSHRHHSQHSVDHSALTPPPQQPQAQPPSRPQSQPHPQHQQQQHPPQHQHPLVQPQTPIQLQQQHQHPPPQHPSPQEAVPPPPPQAAPPPPLQPPQSAQLHQQQLQKQQQSQAFSNYNHMPPQEQQQPAPAPPPPPPPPPPPPPPPPPVQTVSYQSPALTMYKYSTITRLQNQKGGKIPFHLPATAQQVLPTTLTPPALQAIKPNVNHIAARTNVPPPPPPPPPPPPSMPTPGSAMAVLKLGPPSPATPPAFIPPPAFIPPPPVPLPAPQTNGIAFPPPPPPPPPPAIAAAPVSQPVYHSGLKQALKERFPSPPRDLPSPNGGLEYSPPPAPTPPPPPPPPPPPPPPPPPPQQFQVPAQFPPPPAPLAAPLKNFNPGFLPHTAPKPMSPVSPFPPAPPPATMSCPTPAPPPPPPLPAPLKKQFSLQTGHTSTQPPPTLPKQHSLSKPPTISTGAPPTMSLVKQLASQFPGASSQAGNQMEASKAPLSPPAVKTKPKWQRGGGQQLQSPEFPPPPPDSNTGFPAQPPPPPPPPPPPPAPVTGPTPPPPPLPSGNMGSPIRRSPSGSSSFGGKKPPPTPQRNSSIKSNASNSYEESRRNLLSKFAPQGNTAPPSSCPPSNGSPSKEPSNGPPAPPKPGKLNLANLPLALQAKVSQAKQSGGDFPSPPPECAYFPPPPPASELFPPPPPPGNDAHTGGPPRVAVVNPQPQAPPPPPPISLVSNSTWGKNSLKKTPPPTLGRRSNNTPEPPPLSPPPPTSPKGSSGQPNFLEDLNRTLRRKSVGRQGSTNSAGLSGKLDPAGTMDDMALPPPPPELLLDQGKQSNGGNGGYMSGNISGYATLRRGPPPAPPKRGDGTKLTG